A region from the Phycisphaerales bacterium genome encodes:
- a CDS encoding type 1 glutamine amidotransferase, translating to MPIIVFQHSDISTPGRLGLTLRDHGLTLDIRRLDKVSGAVPHDLDDVDGLIILGGPMNVTDIASLAWMQAEAEFIKRCHEAQLPVIGICLGAQLIAHSLGGTVAPKATPEVGFRATSITIPGQTETILAGIAWNSQQFYACEQEITALPPGATLLASSKGTKNAAYKVGLRTFGFIYHFECDRPGVDAILNSSAGLASKMGLHTTDLASQVDHAYSGFARLSDRHCLNIAQTCFPLQRRMRA from the coding sequence ATGCCCATCATCGTCTTCCAGCACTCGGACATCTCGACCCCGGGCCGCCTCGGGCTCACGCTCCGTGACCACGGCCTCACACTCGACATCCGCAGGCTCGACAAGGTCTCGGGAGCTGTTCCCCACGATCTCGACGACGTCGATGGCCTGATCATCCTCGGCGGCCCGATGAACGTCACCGACATCGCCTCGCTCGCGTGGATGCAGGCCGAGGCCGAGTTCATCAAACGATGCCACGAGGCCCAGTTGCCCGTCATCGGCATCTGCCTCGGGGCCCAACTCATCGCCCACTCGCTCGGCGGCACGGTCGCCCCCAAGGCCACCCCCGAGGTCGGCTTCCGCGCCACCTCGATCACCATCCCAGGCCAGACCGAGACCATCCTCGCCGGAATCGCTTGGAACTCGCAGCAGTTCTACGCCTGCGAGCAGGAGATCACCGCGCTGCCCCCCGGCGCGACACTCCTCGCGAGTTCCAAGGGCACCAAGAACGCGGCGTACAAGGTCGGCCTGCGCACCTTCGGTTTCATCTACCACTTCGAGTGCGACCGCCCGGGCGTGGACGCGATCCTGAACTCCAGCGCCGGCCTCGCGAGCAAGATGGGGCTCCACACCACCGACCTCGCCTCACAGGTAGACCATGCCTATTCCGGCTTCGCCCGCCTCAGCG